In the Candidatus Electrothrix sp. GW3-4 genome, one interval contains:
- a CDS encoding NAD(P) transhydrogenase subunit alpha, giving the protein MIIAVMKVRHPREKRVPLIPSTVAKLVKLGAEVVIESGLGMSCRFTDEAYQEAGATIGASREDMLKRADIILRLRKPPKDEVILMKKGCIHVSYLDPFNEADLVDTLKDAWASAISLEMIPRTTVAQKMDVLSSQANLGGYAAVTLAAEQLDRVFPMMTTPAGTIKPAQVFIIGVGVAGLQAIATAKRLGARVEAFDTRPVVEEQVKSLGAKFVTVDLGETGQTKDGYAKALTPEQMALQKEGMAKACARADVVITTAQLFGRPAPRIIDHTILAQMRPGSVIIDMAVETGGNVEGSEVDTIVEVEGVKILGIANLPGRVATTASQMYSANLGSFIEHFWDKENKVLTVDQDDEIMQGALITHNGEIVSKMYKNIMNK; this is encoded by the coding sequence ATGATAATTGCGGTCATGAAGGTAAGGCACCCGAGGGAAAAACGGGTGCCGCTGATTCCCTCGACAGTAGCCAAACTGGTCAAACTCGGGGCTGAGGTGGTTATTGAATCCGGCCTGGGTATGAGCTGCCGCTTTACAGATGAGGCGTATCAAGAAGCTGGCGCCACCATCGGGGCCTCACGCGAGGATATGCTCAAACGAGCCGATATCATTCTCCGTCTGCGTAAGCCTCCCAAAGACGAAGTCATTCTTATGAAAAAAGGTTGCATTCATGTCAGCTATCTTGATCCCTTTAATGAGGCTGACCTTGTTGATACCCTGAAGGATGCATGGGCATCAGCAATCAGCCTGGAGATGATTCCGCGTACCACTGTTGCGCAGAAAATGGATGTCCTCTCCTCCCAGGCCAATCTCGGTGGCTATGCCGCGGTGACCCTGGCAGCGGAGCAATTGGATAGGGTTTTCCCCATGATGACCACCCCGGCCGGAACCATAAAGCCTGCGCAGGTCTTTATTATCGGCGTCGGCGTTGCTGGCCTCCAGGCCATTGCCACTGCCAAACGCCTGGGGGCGCGGGTTGAGGCCTTTGACACCCGGCCGGTGGTAGAGGAGCAGGTAAAATCCCTGGGAGCAAAATTTGTTACGGTTGATCTTGGTGAAACCGGTCAAACCAAGGACGGATATGCCAAGGCCCTGACCCCAGAACAAATGGCCCTGCAAAAAGAAGGTATGGCCAAGGCCTGTGCCAGGGCTGATGTTGTCATCACCACAGCCCAGCTCTTCGGGCGACCAGCTCCCCGCATTATTGATCATACCATTCTGGCCCAAATGCGCCCCGGTTCCGTGATTATTGATATGGCCGTGGAAACCGGTGGAAATGTGGAGGGCTCTGAGGTGGATACGATTGTTGAAGTCGAGGGCGTAAAAATTCTGGGAATTGCCAACCTTCCCGGACGGGTTGCTACCACAGCCAGCCAGATGTATTCAGCCAACCTCGGGAGTTTTATTGAGCATTTCTGGGATAAAGAGAACAAGGTGCTGACGGTGGATCAGGACGACGAAATCATGCAAGGGGCATTGATCACCCATAACGGCGAAATCGTCAGCAAGATGTACAAAAACATTATGAATAAATGA
- a CDS encoding NAD(P) transhydrogenase subunit alpha produces MEPVYLTFVFVLAIFLGFELISKVPSTLHTPLMSGSNAISGITLIGAIASLKIDNLTFAAILGTVAVAFATINVVGGYMVTNRMLEMFKKKDKNEGGKA; encoded by the coding sequence ATGGAACCGGTATATTTAACCTTTGTTTTTGTATTAGCAATTTTCCTGGGATTTGAACTTATTTCAAAGGTCCCCTCAACCCTGCATACCCCCCTGATGTCTGGGTCCAATGCCATCTCTGGCATCACCCTGATCGGGGCCATTGCCTCCTTGAAGATTGATAATCTTACCTTTGCCGCAATCCTCGGAACCGTAGCTGTTGCCTTTGCAACCATCAATGTAGTCGGTGGATATATGGTGACCAATCGAATGCTTGAAATGTTTAAGAAAAAAGACAAGAACGAAGGAGGAAAGGCATGA
- a CDS encoding NAD(P)(+) transhydrogenase (Re/Si-specific) subunit beta, giving the protein MNPLFINFVYVVSAALFIFGLKMLSSPATARRGNLLSSLGMLIAIIVTLMNAGLDYKWVFLGILIGSGIGAFAALRVEMTAMPEMVALFNGFGGISSLLLAWAEYHQNRELFSVFIAIVAFLSAFIGGVTFSGSMVAFAKLSGKITQKAVVFKGQHIINGVLLLLTLIAAVIFCITPASTFGYVLFTLILLVALGFGISSTIPIGGADMPVVISLLNSYSGLAACAAGFVISNNILIVAGALVGASGIILTNIMCKAMNRSLVNVLFSGFGNTTEGQDGVAPQGEVRPASAEDVYYILEAADAVVFVPGYGLAVAQAQHAVKELGDLLEKNNTEVSYAIHPVAGRMPGHMNVLLAEANVPYDQLVEMDDINPRMDSIDVCVVIGANDVVNPAALDDESSPIYGMPIIETHRAKTVIVLKRSMNPGFAGIQNALFFAENTRMYFGDAKTSIQALVAEFKND; this is encoded by the coding sequence ATGAATCCTCTTTTCATCAACTTTGTCTATGTGGTATCAGCGGCCTTATTCATCTTTGGCCTAAAAATGCTGAGCTCACCTGCTACGGCCCGACGGGGCAATCTGCTTTCCTCCCTCGGGATGCTGATCGCTATCATTGTCACCCTGATGAATGCAGGTTTGGATTATAAATGGGTTTTTCTCGGCATCCTTATCGGAAGCGGCATAGGTGCCTTTGCCGCTCTTCGGGTCGAAATGACGGCTATGCCAGAAATGGTCGCCCTCTTTAATGGGTTTGGCGGTATTTCCAGCTTGTTGCTGGCTTGGGCTGAATATCATCAGAACAGAGAACTCTTCTCCGTTTTTATCGCCATTGTCGCCTTCCTCTCTGCCTTTATCGGTGGTGTCACCTTTTCCGGCTCCATGGTCGCCTTTGCTAAGCTTTCTGGCAAAATCACCCAAAAGGCCGTGGTCTTTAAGGGCCAGCATATTATCAATGGCGTTCTCCTGCTTCTCACCTTAATCGCTGCCGTTATCTTCTGCATAACACCTGCAAGCACCTTTGGCTACGTACTCTTTACTCTTATACTTCTGGTTGCCCTGGGATTTGGCATAAGCTCCACTATCCCCATAGGTGGAGCTGATATGCCGGTCGTCATTTCTCTCCTGAACAGTTATTCTGGCCTGGCCGCCTGTGCTGCTGGCTTTGTTATCTCGAATAACATCCTGATCGTTGCTGGAGCCTTAGTCGGCGCCTCTGGGATCATCCTGACCAATATCATGTGTAAGGCCATGAACCGTTCTCTGGTCAACGTGCTCTTTTCCGGTTTCGGCAACACAACAGAGGGACAGGACGGAGTGGCACCACAAGGCGAGGTAAGACCGGCTTCTGCCGAGGATGTCTACTATATCCTCGAAGCGGCTGACGCTGTTGTCTTTGTCCCTGGCTATGGGCTAGCTGTGGCTCAGGCTCAGCATGCCGTGAAAGAGCTTGGCGACCTGCTGGAAAAAAACAACACTGAGGTCTCTTACGCTATCCATCCGGTTGCCGGACGGATGCCCGGCCATATGAACGTGCTGCTGGCTGAGGCCAATGTTCCGTACGACCAGCTCGTGGAGATGGATGATATTAATCCTCGCATGGACAGCATTGATGTCTGCGTGGTCATCGGGGCCAACGATGTTGTCAATCCGGCTGCCCTTGATGACGAATCCAGTCCAATTTATGGCATGCCTATCATTGAAACGCACCGGGCAAAAACAGTCATCGTGCTCAAGCGCTCTATGAATCCAGGCTTTGCTGGCATTCAAAACGCCCTCTTTTTCGCCGAAAATACTCGTATGTACTTCGGCGATGCCAAGACCTCGATTCAAGCCCTGGTAGCGGAATTCAAAAACGATTAA
- a CDS encoding IMCp domain-containing protein → MKTVKLKFLAQVTILLLLSVGTVQAASTLTVIGRHPFYKPPLKSVDDLKTMMTTQQTAIMEGLQKAGMPELYTPLMQQFSQAQIQNVEYQPGATFDWMLFRPSGVGPVKVAKEITWGGKAALSGYEFFIDAGENRYVFSVPLFCGNLSLKEVVRIVVKTVPGPPQIVEKIVPGPPQIVEKIVPGPPQIVEKIVEKRVEVPVEKIVEKFVEAPPQCCPPCVYPLRFVADMGYLRLSDPADYGFGRIGAEYAFNQRLSFLGMIGGATKADGNDGDDAWLVDFMLQYNLFFLRVGDVWNPVFLGFGLGGWMSDGDDDIESEDSDIDIIAQIGAQIFGHPDGFNTSLFFEARSGIDETDKLSEYGRFGVGLRFRF, encoded by the coding sequence ATGAAAACAGTGAAACTGAAATTTTTGGCACAGGTAACTATTTTGTTATTGTTGTCAGTAGGTACCGTACAAGCTGCGAGTACGCTGACAGTCATCGGGCGTCATCCATTTTATAAGCCCCCCCTCAAATCAGTGGATGATCTCAAAACCATGATGACGACTCAACAGACTGCTATCATGGAAGGACTGCAGAAAGCCGGTATGCCTGAGTTGTATACACCGCTCATGCAACAGTTTTCGCAGGCGCAGATTCAAAATGTTGAATATCAGCCCGGCGCAACTTTTGACTGGATGTTGTTCAGACCGAGTGGCGTTGGTCCGGTTAAAGTTGCCAAGGAGATCACTTGGGGAGGTAAGGCAGCATTAAGCGGCTATGAGTTTTTCATTGATGCTGGTGAAAATCGCTACGTTTTTTCCGTTCCTCTCTTCTGTGGTAACCTGTCTCTGAAAGAGGTTGTACGTATTGTTGTGAAAACTGTCCCCGGGCCGCCTCAAATTGTTGAGAAGATTGTCCCCGGACCACCTCAGATTGTTGAGAAGATTGTCCCTGGACCACCTCAGATTGTTGAGAAGATTGTTGAGAAAAGAGTTGAGGTGCCGGTAGAAAAAATTGTAGAAAAGTTTGTTGAAGCGCCACCGCAATGCTGTCCTCCTTGTGTGTATCCGCTTCGCTTCGTTGCGGATATGGGGTATCTGCGCCTGTCTGATCCGGCTGATTACGGCTTCGGCAGAATCGGTGCAGAGTATGCGTTTAACCAGCGTCTTTCTTTCCTAGGTATGATCGGTGGAGCGACAAAGGCTGATGGTAACGATGGTGACGATGCCTGGTTAGTTGACTTCATGCTTCAGTATAACCTGTTCTTTCTGCGTGTAGGTGATGTGTGGAATCCAGTTTTCTTGGGATTTGGTCTCGGTGGCTGGATGTCTGATGGTGACGACGATATTGAGTCTGAAGACAGTGATATTGACATTATTGCCCAGATTGGTGCCCAGATCTTTGGTCATCCAGATGGCTTTAATACCTCACTTTTCTTTGAAGCACGTTCAGGGATTGATGAGACCGACAAGCTGTCTGAGTATGGACGCTTTGGTGTAGGACTGCGTTTCCGCTTCTAA